The Acinetobacter sp. SAAs474 DNA window GACCTAAAATAGAAACTTTCTTCATGACATAATCTGTAATCCAAGGTAGTTCTACTTGTCCACCATGTGTATGCCCAGACAACATTAATGGTTTATATTGAAGTTTAGGTACCATATCCACGGTATCAGGATTATGCGATAAAATTACCCAAGCTTTATCTTGAGGTAAATCTGGCATATGACGCATATCGGTTTTCCCTGCCCATAAATCGCCGACACCAAGTAACCTAAACTCATCAAAATCAACCATTTGACCTTCAATATCCAAGACATTATTTTGCTTCAATGCCTGTGCCAATAATGGCTGAATCGGTGGGCCAGGATATTGTTCATCATGGTTACCATTGACTGAATAAACGGGGGCTTGAATTTGTTTTAAGATGGCCAATTCATCTACCAGTGTCTGTTCTGGTTCATAAGTCCAATCACCAGCAACAACAACTAAATCAGGCTGTTGTTGATTAATTTTTTTAATCAGCAGTTTTAATTGTCGTTCATGGCCAGAAAATAAACCAATATGTAAGTCAGCAATTAAAGCAATTTTGAC harbors:
- a CDS encoding metallophosphoesterase, which codes for MWQEHSILSYFYIGLGLLTLWAVSQAWMSQKKTETIHPFKAFIHLLAFYLSYLLIPICLFSIYAGSVGYYSVNEAIFVCCITALLIYARFIEPMLIRVKYTSYQLYPESRLKQPVKIALIADLHIGLFSGHERQLKLLIKKINQQQPDLVVVAGDWTYEPEQTLVDELAILKQIQAPVYSVNGNHDEQYPGPPIQPLLAQALKQNNVLDIEGQMVDFDEFRLLGVGDLWAGKTDMRHMPDLPQDKAWVILSHNPDTVDMVPKLQYKPLMLSGHTHGGQVELPWITDYVMKKVSILGHKKGLYYHENANVFVTVGTGMVGVPLRFRVPPTIDIIELV